The Spirochaetota bacterium genome window below encodes:
- a CDS encoding response regulator — protein sequence MAKKTILVIDDEKNIRTLFEDEFREDGFDVIATDDGHEALRLIEQKKVDLITLDIKMPKMDGIEFLGKVRERHKHLPIIICTAYDNYRQEFSVWSADGYVLKSADMSEIKEKIHKIIG from the coding sequence ATGGCGAAAAAGACCATCCTTGTCATTGATGACGAAAAGAACATCCGCACGCTCTTCGAGGATGAATTCCGCGAAGACGGGTTCGATGTCATCGCAACCGATGACGGGCATGAGGCGCTCAGGCTCATAGAGCAGAAAAAGGTCGATCTCATCACCCTCGACATCAAGATGCCGAAGATGGACGGCATCGAATTCCTCGGGAAAGTGCGCGAAAGACACAAGCACCTGCCCATCATCATCTGCACCGCCTACGATAATTACCGACAGGAGTTCTCCGTATGGAGCGCCGACGGGTATGTCCTCAAATCCGCCGATATGTCAGAGATAAAAGAAAAGATCCACAAGATCATAGGATAA